In the genome of Cucumis sativus cultivar 9930 unplaced genomic scaffold, Cucumber_9930_V3 scaffold58, whole genome shotgun sequence, one region contains:
- the LOC116406040 gene encoding NAD-dependent malic enzyme 59 kDa isoform, mitochondrial-like, translating to MILFDLLELRSPTIFMFCLFFHHFFKAVQLEFHLQVDVIVLTDGSRILGLGDLGVQGIGIPRLEGEEYLSIVDEFMEVVHTCWPKAIVQFEDFQMKWAFETLQRYRKRFCMFNDDIQGTAGVALAGLLGNVRAQGQLLSDFVNQKIVVVGAGSVGLGVLNMAIQAVLRMVGNNDSTARNRFFF from the exons ATGATTCTCTTT GATTTATTGGAGTTGAGGAGTCCCACAATCTTTATGTTCTGTTTGTTTTTCCATCACTTTTTCAAGGCTGTTCAATTGGAGTTCCATCTTCAG GTTGACGTGATTGTCTTGACAGATGGAAGTCGTATTCTTGGCCTCGGTGACCTTGGAGTTCAGGGAATAGGAATACCTAGATTGGAGGGAGAAGAGTATCTATctattgttgatgaatttatgGAAGTCGTGCATACATGTTGGCCTAAAGCTATTGTTCAG TTTGaggattttcaaatgaaatgggCTTTTGAAACATTACAACGTTATCGTAAGAGGTTCTGCATGTTCAACGATGACATACAA gGAACTGCTGGTGTTGCTCTCGCTGGACTATTGGGAAATGTGAGAGCTCAAGGGCAGCTATTGAGTGATTTTGTTAACCAAAAGATAGTAGTGGTAGGGGCTGGAAG tgttgggCTCGGTGTTCTTAACATGGCTATTCAGGCTGTTTTGAGAATGGTAGGGAACAACGATTCTACTGCAAGaaatcgattttttttctaa